The DNA sequence TTCGTGCTGTTCTTGTGGTGTGGGGTTCGTCTTTCGTCGACCCTGCGTGGGCGGGAGCTGTCGCGGTGATATGGGCGTGCCCTCCGTCTGCGGGTGTGTGCTGATGCGCGTTCGCGGCAGGGGGGCGCCAGAGACTGATGACGGCGAGGGCGAGTGTGCCGATGCACAAGGCCGCCAGAGCGCGCTGTACCGGCAGTGTCTCCAGATGGGCCTTGTGCGCGGTGCGGTCACGCAGCAGGTGCGGAAGGTGCAGCGCGTACCAGGCGGCTTCCGTGAGCAGGGACCATGCGAAGGCAGTCCAGCACACCCAGCCCACCATCGCCAGTAAGTCGACCATCAGGGGGTCGGTGACCGGCTGCATGAGCCATGCGCTGAGGTCGTGCCAGGAGCCGACGCGGTCGGGCCAAGGCACGCCGGTCGCGTGCCAGAGGACGTAGGGCATGCCGGCCAGCAGGGCAAGGGTGACGACGCCGGTGGCGGTGGCTACGAGGAGGGCCTCCAGCCTCGCTTTCGGTGAGGATCGGTAGGCCATACGCGGGTTCGCCCCTCTTTGCTGTGGCGGGTGCGCTACGGGTTGGCGCGTTCGGCGCGCACGGTGGCATGGGCTGTGACGGTCAGAGCGCGAATGCCGACCAGCTGCAGGATGTGAGCGGGCTGGCGGTGAGTGACCTTCACGGTGACCTCATCGCCACGCACCTTCGCCTGGCCAACGTCGCCGGTGGCGGTGACGTATGCGGTAGCGGTCCGGGCCGCCTTGCCGGTCAGGAGCCGGACGTCCTGGGTGCTGCGGAGTCGGCCGATGTCCAGTTGCTGGGCGCCGGCGCGGGCCGCCTCCTGCGCCACGTCCAGGGCTCGTGCCTTGCCGGCCAAGGCCAATCCACCGTCGACGACGATTCCCGTGAACAGCCACAGTGCTGCCGCCACGCCGACGACGAATGCGGTGACCTGTCCGCGGTCTCCCTTCTTGGTCGCCTCCGCGCACAAGAGTGTCAGGTGCGGGTGCGTGGGAGATTTCACGGTGCGCTCCGGTGAACGTCGACTGGCGAATAGGCGGTGTCCTGGAGGGTCATCCGGCCGGGCATGCCGGTATGGGTGAGGTCCCCCAGGGCGACGGTGCAAGTGACTTTCACGGTGGCAGTGGTGCCTGGCTTAAGTCCGCTCGTGGTGAGGGCGACCGCGGGGCGTGAGCATGTGGCGCCTGCTTGGTGGAGTGCGGCGTGGACGGTGCTGCGGGCGCTGGTGCGGGCTTCGGTTTCGGTGCGGGCGATGGAGGCTGCGCGGGCGGCCTGGTGAGCGGCGTCCGCAACGACGAGCCGGGCGTCTGCCAGCCGTCCCAACGCGACGACGGTCATCAAGATGAGCACGAGGAGTGGGGTGAGCAGGACGAGCTCCACGGCGGCCGAGCCGCCATCCGTCGGGGTCGGGGCGGTGCCTGTTCCCTTGCTCACGAGTGTTCTCCGGCCGGGAGCGTGATCCGTTCGACGGCTCCGGAGGCTGTCCCGCTCGCGGTCAGACGCAGGCCCGGCAGAACGGGCATCACCTTTCCCTGGACGCGCACGGTGGCCTGGGTGGAGGTACGGCGGACCGTGACGGAGGGGGAGGTGAGGACGTGGGTGCCGAGCTGGGACAGGCTGCGTAGGGCTTGCGTTTGGCCGGCCGCGGCGCTGCCGTGCTGGACCCGGGCGGCGGCCAGGGCCCGTTCGGCTGTGTATTGAGCGATGTGGCGGGCGTGCCAGGCCAGCGCGAACTGAACGACCAGTATCGCGAGGACCAGGAGCGTGGGGACGACGATGACCAGTTGTGTGGTGGCTGCGCCGCGGTCGGCGTGGACTTCTCGTAGTCGGTGCGGCAAGTGGTTCACCGGTTACCCCAGGTCGATGGAGTTGG is a window from the Streptomyces luomodiensis genome containing:
- a CDS encoding pilus assembly protein TadG-related protein translates to MKSPTHPHLTLLCAEATKKGDRGQVTAFVVGVAAALWLFTGIVVDGGLALAGKARALDVAQEAARAGAQQLDIGRLRSTQDVRLLTGKAARTATAYVTATGDVGQAKVRGDEVTVKVTHRQPAHILQLVGIRALTVTAHATVRAERANP
- a CDS encoding TadE/TadG family type IV pilus assembly protein, yielding MSKGTGTAPTPTDGGSAAVELVLLTPLLVLILMTVVALGRLADARLVVADAAHQAARAASIARTETEARTSARSTVHAALHQAGATCSRPAVALTTSGLKPGTTATVKVTCTVALGDLTHTGMPGRMTLQDTAYSPVDVHRSAP
- a CDS encoding TadE family protein, whose translation is MPHRLREVHADRGAATTQLVIVVPTLLVLAILVVQFALAWHARHIAQYTAERALAAARVQHGSAAAGQTQALRSLSQLGTHVLTSPSVTVRRTSTQATVRVQGKVMPVLPGLRLTASGTASGAVERITLPAGEHS